A stretch of the Planktothricoides raciborskii GIHE-MW2 genome encodes the following:
- a CDS encoding diguanylate cyclase domain-containing protein yields the protein MKRAGDLVARYGGEEFAVILPNTHAPGAMEVGEIIRTHGQKLQIAHRKSSVSGSVTVSLGVIQRFLRLFPRINFPQNCWLPLRIKLFIRQNLKDAIAFCLSNCLLVRYC from the coding sequence GTGAAACGAGCCGGAGATTTAGTAGCTCGATATGGGGGCGAAGAGTTTGCGGTGATCTTGCCGAATACTCACGCCCCTGGAGCAATGGAAGTTGGGGAAATCATTCGCACTCATGGGCAAAAATTGCAAATTGCTCACCGAAAATCAAGCGTCAGTGGATCTGTCACTGTCAGCTTGGGGGTTATTCAACGGTTTCTACGGTTGTTCCCACGAATCAATTTTCCTCAGAATTGCTGGTTGCCGCTGCGGATCAAGCTCTTTATCAGGCAAAATCTCAAGGACGCGATCGCGTTTTGTTTGAGCAATTGTCTCCTAGTTAGATATTGTTGA